In Tenebrio molitor chromosome 1, icTenMoli1.1, whole genome shotgun sequence, the sequence caAGTTGTGTTTTGATCAGCTTATGCGCTGCTGATGAGCTTTAagcaaattataaaatgtcTGAAAATAAGCAAACATTCCTAATGAGATATGAGATACGTATACACTCATGTTTGGTCTGGAAGATATGAGATGTATACACTCACGTTTTGTCGGCATTTGTCTGCAATTATTGCAAAATACCTAGATAAATTAGGCAAAAATGAACAGGGAATTCCAcaaattttcttggaaagcaaaataattgcaccAATCCTCCcccgtattcttaaacacaagataaatttaaaatgttacaggtacttgaaacatttcaccctgtatacacggtgtatccgaattcgaccgacaaactttcagggcaGATTTTACGgtcaaaaataagcataaaactcttaataaATATGGGGTCAAAAACGCTTAGTTTGCCAGATAATCAACAAAAACGTCCTGAATTCCTTGGATTTTATGGGGTTATCTGTGCATTGaacgaaattttgacaatttttgtaaattgtacattgctcctttttatttttgtacgtttCATCAAAAAAATCCACCCGATACCTTTTGTTGCTGGTAGAACTTTTTAGtcgattatctcgcaaactaagcATTTTTGGCCctatacaggctgtctcaAAAATAGCGCCCAATCTCTTGAGgggttaaattatttaaagagTTGAGTTCAATTTCGTTCTGAATTTGTTTTCCTTTGACTATTTTCTAAGttatacacattttaaaataagcaaatttggcaacatcgGTTGGTATGCACAATCAACTAAACCAATTCTCATTTGAGGTCAATGTTGCCACTGTTATTTTAGCGTATTTTGGTAGGTCATTACtctaaaaagaattacttcGGTGTTGTTCCACTACCTAAAGGGGTCTTGGAAAAAGTAACattgtaaagtaatttataattcagctgtaaaatttggtaataaagGAGATACATCTCTTTGAAATTACCATATTTAAGAGTAAGTTATTATACAAAATCTGTTGGTCcgatcaaattttgtattgagATTTACCTTCCCAGACTTCTATTCTTTAAGACCCTTCggagattgggcgccatttttgagacaccctgtatgtattaaGAGTTTGATGCTTATTTTTGACCATATAATCTGCGAATCtgccctgaaagtttgtcggtcgaattcggacacaccctgtatacagtgcattcgtaaagttcggactAACTttgataaaactgtaagtattaatttctgagaaaaatactcgaagaggtcaactttgtttttaaaaaatgcatctTCCTCAGTAATTTActtatatttaattataacgttatcaataatttttttaaatgacaacccccactttaccttacataacattttttttaaattgtcatttttacaaaaaaatttgtcaattttacttcaaaaatttgtttcaatttttattgtaaaaatcttATTGacctgaaacaaaaacaaacaaatatatAAGGTTAACAATCAAATTCAAcacaaatgttgaaattcCCTCTCGCCAACCATTTAGCATTCACCAACACTTTGTATACTCCGCTCAAgaatgtcagggcttatttgttccgtttcagcgcaaatttgaaataaaaattgtcattttctcaaaaaaattgttatgtaaggtacaaattactacaaatttttttcgctcatcgtttaggtagttgggggttgtcatttaaagaaaatattgacGTGATAATTAGgaaaagctgtcaacataagtaaaatactgaagaatatgcactttttaaaaacaaacttgACTTCTTTGAgcatttttctcagaaattaatacttacagttttatcgaatttattccgaactttatgAACGCACTgtacatttcattacaaattttaaactgtagttataaaaaattcaaaaaaggaaaaattccctattcactTTTGCCTACGAAGCGTAGGAGAAGGGATATGGAGTGGTTAAAGAGGAACATACAACTAAACCTAATTCTTGATgcgaaaaaagtaaaagcaaTAATGCCTATCTTcactttattgaaataaagTAGTTTCCaatgtaacaaattttaataactatGGTGTTATTTTAATAACCCATGCCCATTCACTTGCCACTTTTGCCCGGTCTGGAAAGTTTACAGCTACACCGTCATCGTTCACTTGCCACTAAAAACACCAACCAAGttgaatttgtaaaaaaaataattaacagcTATATTACCGAAAGTTGTTCTTCGTTACCCAAAAGAGTCACTTCAGTGTCCGCATTTGCAAACAATGAAACTACAGAACCTAGGTTCACGACATTATCATCGGGCCAGTTTAGAACGATCGCATAAACTGATGGGTCATTTGTGGTGTACCAAACACCATAAGTTAAAGTGTCATTCTGTGTAGTCCATGGACTGCTTTCGTAGATTGCCTCACCGTTGATAGATAACCATTTGCCAAGGTCTAACAGACGTTCTTGGAATATGGGCACCAAAGTACCTTCTTTTGTTGGCccaatgtttattaaaatatttcctgCAATTGATAGTGCAGTGTTTAAACAAACGCTTTCTTTTCTACTAACCTCCACAACTGATAGTCTGTGTGAGAGTAACGATTAGTTCATATGTCGTTAAGATTTCGTTTATTTTGGCATTTCTTCTATACCCCCATGAATTCTTATCTACAGTCATCGCATTTTCCCATTTATGAGGCTGTAACACACCTATAAAGATTATGAGGTAAGTCACAGcattgaaataatttaacaatCAAAAGAATTAGACCTGGATTGTATTTGTCATTGCAAGTATAAATATCACCGTGGGTACATTGTGTGTTGCTGCCCCACCTGTCATTCGCAACAACCACGTCTTTTACAGGACTCTCGTTATACAACCATGCAAGAAATTCTGTAGCCTTCCAGTACGTATCAGTCACCTCCCAGTTTCCATCAGACCATAATACTTCTGGTTCATAAGTTTCGATTAATTCTTTCATTTCTGGTATTACTTTCGTGTCCACGAAGTCGGAAGTCTCCCAGTTGTTTGCTTTGTCTTGTTCATAAAGAGGATGGTACCATTCAAGCAAGGAATGGTAAAGGCCAAAATGCAGACCTTTATCTCTAACAGCAACAGCAAGGTCTCCTAAAATTCAACATCAGTATCAGTACTCATGGTCTTATGAAGAGTCTTAACCCAAGAGGTCTCGATGAGAACCAACATCATTGGCATTCCAACTGTAGGAGTATTTCGATGGCCACAAGGTGTATCCTTCGTGATGTTTGCTGGTCAGGACAACGTATCTAACGAAAACATAAACTGGGTGAAGTGTTTGTAATTGTGTGGTATTACTTACTTTGCGCCAGATTTTGCAAACACGTCAGCCCATTGTGCTGGATCGTAAAATTCAGCAGTAAATTCTTTCGCGAAATCTTGGTAAGTGAAATTGGGaggataatttttttccatgaaTGCGACGATGGAACTGTCGCCTCCTGAGAAGAAGAAGTGTGTTTATCTGCTTGAAAATATCTTTATGTGTACCTTTCCAGCGACTCCAAAACCATTCGCTTCCTATACTGGGGACCGAGTAAACTCCCCAGTGCAgaaaaatcccaatttttgCCTTGTCGTACCAATCTGGTAGAGGTCGACTGTCCAGACTGTCCCACGTTGGTTCATACTGACCCGTTACATGGTTCAAAATACCGAACAGTAACAATAAAATCACGTAAGAAGCCATGATATTTGTGTCTAAAATATTGTTCAATTTGGagcttttattgttttatttataataacatCGTGAAGataacatttaataaacacttgaATATTACAATCAATGATACTGAAGTGTCTcttattgaaaaaatggaGAATTCTAGTAAACACTTCAGCGTTATTATCAACTTTGGCAGATATCTTTATTGTTTATCTTTTAAACTTTGTTCTTTGTAAAACAAGTTATTGTTAAATATATCATTTTATATTCACTTGAAGATATCTGACAGTTTAAAGTGCGCCTGAAAAGTAAGTGAAATACatgtgtaataaaaaaattgttttcgttGATCTCTTcgaaaagaacaaaaatataccaattttatattttttaaagaaacattttccattaattttcattttccgcCTCTTTTCGTTTCCCCTCAATGCCGATATGCCATTTTTTAAACGACAATGCGTTTTTTTTACAGATTTGAGTGGTGAGTACCGAATGTACCGATCCTCAATAATCCGCAGGTACAATCGGTtataccaaaaaaatttttcgtagTGTACCACACACCAAGTTAAAGTATTATTAATTACGGTCCATGAACTACTTTTGTACATTGCTTCACCATTAATCGATAACCAACTACCAATATCCAATAAACGttctttaataataatgttgtgAGTGTGAACTTTTGAAAAGGTTTTTCGTGCCGCCGGccggaatttggtaaattacagatctccaaatcgtccagaaacacatgcattgccggcctagtccggctaaaagtagggattttgagttgtcatcggtttcggttggcatttgttatcagaattctatcaaacgtcaatgtttgttctgtggatggttcgttaaaaatgtttttctatttataacgacgtacaaactacaaagaagcaatatttaactaaaattaattaattaaaattacgtttcgagccacttcttgaatatgggctggtgtatttattacaacaaatgtttcaggaaaatgtcaaaaacaaaacaaattaattaaatttaataaatgtcaggaaacaagagcgatgttgattttaaaatttaaatgtttaaatgtaagtgttgccaacacaaaaaaagtccctaataccaattattaaaacaagtgctttaacttccatttaacaaaaatccgcagaagccggcacgaaaaattttgtgtatcacacgtccagaaactgtTTTGTGAGCATTCGTACTTACAATACTCGTCTTATCGACTCGTATTGTAAACCGTACTcatgctcgcaaacgtgcagtttctggccttgtgatacaaataactattattttattttttgttatttttgttgtactatggcggccaaaaaattttggccgtcactttcttgacattcaagtaaagtgtaaatagaCCTTTAGGAATCCATGGAAATATTGTTCAATGTTCAGCTTACATTACactcgaaaaataaaagtgtccTAGGTTTATCTGAACATGAAtgtaggtacagttggttgcaaaaaaacggaaactgtcagaataaaattgacacatttttacaatttttccatagtgtgaaaccttcttatgAGAGATACTCtcctgtcaaaaataaattactctgtaaaattcgaacttttagggaaataacgttatTCATGTTGTGTgcaactagaattttcaaaagtaattttgaatggttaaggttggttactatgaattgagagattaaatccaattaaataggcagccagaaaccaaaattgattttgcaacaaaaaacatctatcacttagcgagaaacagagccatatgcaactgttacaaagaATTCGCTGCCTTACGGTTACGATATCTTTCGTTTGCCACCAGAAACTATacagcctccaacctaaccaaatttatggcaacctagtaacgaatatccctaaatcatagggagtaatttatttttgacaagattataggttagaattaacgtcaaaattcaatgacatttttttaaattatttgataggtagaCAATTAAGTGACAAacggacaaaatcaaatttacattagaaaaattttcgtttcccgatttttttgcaaccaactgtactgttctattcaaaaaaaatcgcgtacacctattatttgttatttgcctgcgtaattttgttgttctggcGTCTATTAACGTCATATTGCGACACTTAAGTTATTCAAAAATGCCAATACCAAAAGATTCTGAACAAGAAAAGTGGGAATTTAGTGCTATTTATGCCATGTAGACTGAATGCGGTTATAAATGCAAACGGCGCCAGGACCAAATATTAATgtaatattcaaataaaattatctaaaaattaaaatagaaccTGTCTTCTCacttttgtcaaaatgactgGAAAAGTCCGTTtttaaacgatgcaaaatcTTATAATAATTGCTCACTTGATTTGAATGATGTacacgatttttttgaatacaaGTGTACGTATCAATGGATTTAAGAAGGGAAAGAATAAATTActgaaattcaaaatattttctattatattaaaatgtttgcaaaatGATAAAAACTACATCATGTTATTTATCTGCTGGCGATATTTTAAGAACCCAAGCCCAATTACTGGCAACTGTTGACTTATCTGGAAAAACTATGTCCACTTGATCTCCATTAAGCTCCcactaaaaattatttttgtgataaaatatttaaacaggTCATAATTCTTACGGAAAGTTGATCGTTTCCCCCCAGTAAACCAACCGTTGTATCTGAATTTTCGAAAAGCGAATTAGCAGATCCTAGACTCAATAGATTATCTGCAGGCCTATCCAAAACCACTGCGTATACAGATGAATTCTTGGCAGTATACCAGACACTGGAACTTAAAGTGTCATTTTGTGTAGTCCAGGGAGTGCTCTCGTATATTGCTTCACCGTTCACGGACAACCAGCTGCCAAGATCCAATAAACGTTCTTGAAAAACTGGAACAATCGTTCCTTCCTTCGTGGGTCCAACGTTTATGAGAATATTACCTAAACAAAAATATCTGAGGTTTTAATAATtcttgtagaaaatttgttgcaTGAATTCGTTATTTACCTCCACAACTAATGGTTTGTGTGAGTGTGACAAGTAGCTCATGTGTAGTTAATACGTCACTTATTACTGCATTTCTTCTGTAGCCCCAAGAGACTTTGTCTATAGTCATAGCGTTTTCCCATTTATGCGGCAGCAACACACCTATAAATATTATGAGGTACAACATTGAAATCAAAAGAATTAAACCTGGATTGATGTTCAAGGTTTAAGATAAACATTCGTTTTTAAGAAGATATTGTTCTATTACTGTCATAACTAACCTGGATTATATCTATCATTACAAGAAAAGAATCCACCATGAGTGCAAGGAGTTCCAGTTCCCCACCTGTCATTTGTAACAATGATGTCTTTCACGGGACTCTCATTGTACAGCCATGCAAGAAACTCTGTAGATTTCCAGTAGGTGTCAGGTGCTTCTCCGTCACCATCTGACCATAATACTTCCGGTTGATAAGTATTTATTAACTCTTTCATTTCCGGTATTATTTTAGAATCGACGAAAGTGGTTGTTGTCCAGTTATTAGCTCGGTCTTCAGCGTAAACAGGGTGGAACCACTCGAATAAAGAATGATACAATCCAAAATGAATATCTGTTTTTCTGATAGCGTCAGCAAGTTCGCCTAGTAAAGGAACACTATAATaagaataattttgtttttaaaactacTAACCTACGAGATCTCTGTGAGGTCCCACGTCATTGGAGTTCCAACTGTATGAATACTTTGAGGGCCACAAGGTGTAGCCTTCATGATGCTTGGTAGTTAACACCACATATCTAAAAGTGAATTTAGTTAAAACAGAACATAACATTTACAACTGAAGTTACTGGGCGCCCGCTTTCACAAATAAATCAGCCCATTCTGAGGGTTCGTAAAATTCCGCGGTAAACTCTTTGGCAAAATCTTGGTAAGTAAAGTTTGGaggataatttttttccatgaaTTCGACATGATCGGCTCTACCTTCTAAACAATTTGTAAATACAtcgtttaataaaattagtaatcaactattattgtttgtttaccATTCCATCTGAACCAAAACCATTCACTTCCGAAACTAGGGACGGAGAACACACCCCAGTGGATGAAAATTCCGATCTTTGCTTTATCGAACCACTCGGGTAAAGGTCGAGCGTCCAAGCTGTCCCATGTTGGATCATAGTCAGCAGCCACTTGGCTCAAAACAACGGACAGTGTTAACAGAAACAAGACAGCCATGTTGGTTCACTtacaactgtttttttttgtgcgaTGTAGTTCTAAATTGATTAATATATACAAGTATATTGTTATCAAACAATGAAGGACAATGTATTGTATCAATTACACTTGAATGTCATTGGTCGATCAGataaaaatggaagaaatcaCAATGCAGAATCAATTGGCCACTTTTGGAAATTACCAATGTTTGTTTAGGCAAAACACTATCTGATCGACTCTTTAACGCCAACTTAGACCCTACTTAAATAAGTatttatttgataaaataCAAACTCTCATTTTTTCAAACCTTTTTTCGATTCTATTAGATTCCAACCTGTAGCATAATAATATgttatttaatgtttatttttgtttattaataagTAACTATATTTCCAATTACTGCAAGCACAgctgaaatttttattcatatATTCAAAGAAAAAGGCAACTCTcaacaatttacaatttaaacatttataaaaagcaattttcactcatttgacatacatacaaaatgtcagtaaCACGTTTTCTTGTAAacgattaaaattaattttagcccTTAATCCTAcgtgtactttttttttaaatagaagtGTACCTACTAATGACGAACTACGTGTTGTGCAAATTCGGGGTTGACGAAACCTCCCCCGCCGGTGAGGgacatttttggaagaaaGAGAGACTTCGAATTTGACCGTCTTAGTGAAAACACATAGTTTCGTAATCATCGTCTCGTGTCGTGAAACCCACTTAGTTGAAGTGGCACCGAAGTCCAAAATTATCGTTGAATTCCACCCATGTCAATCGGTCCATGGTCTCTTCCCGGTCCGCATAAAAAGGTAagtcaattttgatttaacgaATTGTGGATCACGGGGAAAATCGAACAAAGCTCTTCGTTTAGGTAGGCTTAAGTCAACTAAAACTGACTTAAGTGCCCTGGAGACAGTGTTGTGGgggaaattttgaaaagtgagCACCTTCATCCGTTCCACCAGGTACAGAAGAGTGCAGGCCTTACAGGAAGGTGATTATGAGCCCAGAGCACGATACTGCAACTGGTTGTTGAATCAGAACCAACAGAACCCTGCTTTCAGACGAAGcaactttcacgaaagagggaGTTTTTACTTACCATAACAATCACTACTGGCGGTTCAGAACCCCCGACTTTTTCGTAGTAGTAGGCATCAGCAAAAATTAGGTGTGAACGTTTAGGCTGGAATCATAGGGTGTTATTTATTAGGCCCATGTATTTTACCCCACAGGCTAAACCaccaaaattttctaaattttttgaacaacCACTTCGTAAATCTTTTGGAAGACATTCCACAAGCCACTTTGAGAAACATGTGGCTGCGATTGGACGGTGCTCCACCGCATTTTGCGCTTCCTGTGAGAACTGTGTGAAGATCCGCATCACCCATCACTCTGTTCTGTATAACTCTGAAGTATGTTAGTACTGCCAATAGATTATTctgtaatttaaaatacactgaccggcaaaaAAAACCGGCCACCcgaattgttttctttttaatcgtTAATAAATGCTTACATACTCATTACTTTAATTAgaaatttgtattaatttttaaaaccattCATTATTGATTCAAGATGCTCAACTTacccaataaaaaataagttaaacacaagaaaataaatttaatttgaaaaagcaacaaaaataataaaaatcattaaaaacacCATTGTTGTTCGTAGAACTCTTAGAACACGTCAAACTTACTCCAAAACATTTGACATAAGCCTATTTGATTTTTAGTTTCAACAATTGTTAACAAACGAAGTGTGTAGTACAGGGTGAgaaacaataactgtttcagttggcaaaaaaaaattttacataaaattttcaagactgaattgtacctatttcggtttgttttattgacaatattgacacctggtatacatttcaaatttaaacgtcttggtttttgtgatcttttattaataaaatggttttctcgttggaacatgacataaaagtcaccaaaaatcaccagaatttattgccaactcaatcagtacttgttgctcacacggtataaACTGCTGAAAAATTTGCAGTGGGAACATTCTAATGTTGAAGGAGAATCTTGgcaattgaaataaaaaccaaaGGGTGTTAGAGTATATTTAACATGTTAAAACATtgctaacaaaaaataatatcgtTAACCCCCTATTAGCCCATCAGAT encodes:
- the LOC138122119 gene encoding alpha-L-fucosidase-like, producing the protein MASYVILLLLFGILNHVTGQYEPTWDSLDSRPLPDWYDKAKIGIFLHWGVYSVPSIGSEWFWSRWKGGDSSIVAFMEKNYPPNFTYQDFAKEFTAEFYDPAQWADVFAKSGAKYVVLTSKHHEGYTLWPSKYSYSWNANDVGSHRDLLGDLAVAVRDKGLHFGLYHSLLEWYHPLYEQDKANNWETSDFVDTKVIPEMKELIETYEPEVLWSDGNWEVTDTYWKATEFLAWLYNESPVKDVVVANDRWGSNTQCTHGDIYTCNDKYNPGVLQPHKWENAMTVDKNSWGYRRNAKINEILTTYELIVTLTQTISCGGNILINIGPTKEGTLVPIFQERLLDLGKWLSINGEAIYESSPWTTQNDTLTYGVWYTTNDPSVYAIVLNWPDDNVVNLGSVVSLFANADTEVTLLGNEEQLSWQVNDDGVAVNFPDRAKVASEWAWVIKITP
- the LOC138122117 gene encoding alpha-L-fucosidase-like, which gives rise to MAVLFLLTLSVVLSQVAADYDPTWDSLDARPLPEWFDKAKIGIFIHWGVFSVPSFGSEWFWFRWNEGRADHVEFMEKNYPPNFTYQDFAKEFTAEFYEPSEWADLFVKAGAQYVVLTTKHHEGYTLWPSKYSYSWNSNDVGPHRDLVGELADAIRKTDIHFGLYHSLFEWFHPVYAEDRANNWTTTTFVDSKIIPEMKELINTYQPEVLWSDGDGEAPDTYWKSTEFLAWLYNESPVKDIIVTNDRWGTGTPCTHGGFFSCNDRYNPGVLLPHKWENAMTIDKVSWGYRRNAVISDVLTTHELLVTLTQTISCGGNILINVGPTKEGTIVPVFQERLLDLGSWLSVNGEAIYESTPWTTQNDTLSSSVWYTAKNSSVYAVVLDRPADNLLSLGSANSLFENSDTTVGLLGGNDQLSWELNGDQVDIVFPDKSTVASNWAWVLKISPADK